Below is a genomic region from Ferribacterium limneticum.
CTCTTCGGCTCGCCCAAGGACCACGCCGTCGCCGAGGAAATCTCGCAACTCGCCCCCGGCCTGTGCCGCAACCTGTGCGGCGCCACCTCGCTGACGCAGGCCGTTGATCTGCTGGCCATGGCCGAACTGGTCGTCTGCAACGACTCCGGTTTGATGCACGTCGCCGCTGCCCTCGACCGGCCGATCGTCGCGCTCTACGGCTCATCGTCACCCGGCTTCACACCGCCGCTCTCCGACCGCGCCGACATCCTGAGCCTCAATCTCGAATGCAGCCCCTGCTTCAAGCGCGAATGCCCGCTCGGCCACTTCGATTGCCTCAACAAACTGCTCCCCGAGCAGGTCTTTGCCGCCTGCCAGAAAAGGATGACGCGATGAGCGGGCCGACCGTTTATGCCCTGCCCGACGACGTCGAACGCGCCTTTTACGAAGCCATCGTCGAGGGTGACGCTGACCGCATGATGCTGCTCTGGGCGGAAGACGACGAAACGCTATGCGTGCATCCGACCGGCGTTCGCCTGCTCGGCCTGGTGCCCATCCGCGAAAGCTGGCGCAGCATCTTCGCCAACGCCCGCCTGCGCGTCCAGGCCGAACCCGTCGCCCACTGGAACGGCACGATCATCGCCGTCCATCACCTGACCGAAATCCTCTTCGTCGGCGACGACCCCAACCCGCACGGCCCGCTCTACGTCACCCACGTCTATGTCCGCGGCCCGCATGGCTGGCGCCTGGCCAGCCGCCATGCCTCGGCGGCCGACGACGGCCATCAAGCGATGGCCGAGGCCGTGCCGCACACCCTGCATTGAAGCTGCCCAAGCCCTATCACGCACCGAGCTGGCTGCCCGGCGGACAGGCGCAAACCTTGTGGCCGCTGCTCATCAAGCCGCACCCGCTCAAATTGCGCCGCGAACGCTGGGAAACGCCCGATGGCGATTTCATCGACGTCGATCACCTTGACGGCCCAGCAAACTCGCCGCTACTTGTCCTTTTCCACGGCCTCGAAGGCAGCGCCCGCAGCCATTACGCCATCTCGACCGCTCACGCCTGCAAGGCCGCCGGTTGGCGTCTCGCCCTGCCACATTTTCGCGGCTGCTCGGGCGAACTGAACCACCGGCCACGCGCCTACCATTCCGGCGACGCCGAAGAAATCGACTGGATCCTGCGCCGCCTGCACGCCGCCAACGGCGGCCGCAAGCTCCACGCCGCCGGCGTTTCGCTCGGCGGCAACGCCCTGCTCAAATGGGCCGGCGAATGTGGCGCGGCAGCTGGCGAACTGGTTACCGGCGTCGCCGCCTTCTGCGCCCCGCTCGACCTCGCCGCCTGCGGCAACCATCTGGCCAACGGTTTCAACCGAATCTACACCCGCCACTTCCTGACCACGCTCAAAGCCATTTCGGCCAGCCGCCTGCAGCAGTTCCCCGGCCTTTTCGACGAAACCCGCATGCGCCGGGCGATCAATCTCTACGAATTCGACGACGCGGTGACCGCCCCCATTCACGGCTTTGCCGGCGCTGACGATTACTGGCGACGCGCCTCGGCCAAACCCTGGCTGAAATCGATTGCCGTGCCGACGCTCACGGTCAACCCGAAAAATGACCCGTTTTTGCCATCACGCTATCTGCCGACGGCCGCCGAAGTCAGCCCCTTCGTCCGCCTCGAACAGCCCGAAAGCGGCGGACATGTGGGATTTGTCACAGGTTCTTTTCCGGGAAATCTGGACTGGCTACCGCAAAGGCTTTTACACTTCTTCCTTTTTGAAACGTCATAAACCCATGACATTCGGGCAAGGGGCGTTGGCGCACAGAGTTTGAAACAATATTCATGCACCATTCACACCTCCCCTAGCCGCAAACCTGACAACTGGACAACCATGAGCCAACTTCCCGCTGAAATCTTCAAGGCCTACGACATTCGTGGCATCGTCAATAAATCGCTGACCGCCGACGTCGTCCGCCAGGTTGGTCACGCGCTCGGTTCGCTGGCCATCGAGCAAGGCCAGAAGGCCATTGCCGTCGGCCGTGATGGTCGCCTGTCCGGCCCCGAACTGGCCGGCGCGCTGATGGACGGCATCTGTGCCGCCGGCTGCGACGCCATCGACGTCGGCTGCGTGCCAACCCCGGTCACCTATTTCGCCGCCTACGAACTGGGCTGCCACTCCTGCGTCTCGGTCACCGGCAGCCACAACCCGCCGGACTACAACGGCCTCAAGATGGTCATCGGCGGCAACACGCTGGCCCTCGACGCCATCCAGGATCTCAAAAAGCGCATCGAAGCCGGCAACCTCAAGCACGGCCAGGGCAAGCGCAGCTCGGCCGACGTCCTCGGCGCCTACGTCGAAAAAATCGTCGGTGACGTCAAGCTGGCCCGCCCGATGAAGATCGTCATGGATTGCGGCAACGGCGTCGCCGGCGCGATCGCCCCGGAACTCTTCAAACGCCTCGGTTGCGAAATCGTGCCGCTGTTCTGCGAAGTCGATGGCAATTTCCCGAACCACCATCCGGACCCGTCCAAGCCGGAAAACCTGGCCGACGTAATCAAGGCCCTCAAGGAAACCGACGCTGAAATCGGCATCGCCTTCGACGGCGACGGCGACCGCCTCGGCGTTGTCACCAAGGATGGCGAAATCATTTTCCCGGATCGCCAGCTCATGCTCTTCGCCGCCGACGTGCTGTCGCGCGTGCCCGGCGGCACAGTCATTTACGACGTCAAATGCACGCGCCTGCTCGCTCCGTGGATTCGCCAGCATGGCGGCGTGCCGCTCATGTGGAACACCGGCCACGCGCTGGTCAAGGCCAAGCTGCGCGAAACCGGCGCCCCGCTGGCCGGTGAGATGTCCGGCCACACTTTCTTCAAGGAGCGCTGGTACGGCTTCGACGACGGCCTGTACACCGGCGCCCGCCTGCTCGAAATTCTCTCCCGCTCGGCCGATGCCAACGCGCCGCTGAAAGACCTGCCGAATTCCCCGTCGACCCCGGAACTCAATATCAAGATGGCCGAGGGCGAACCGTTCACGCTGATCGACAAGCTGAAAGCCGGAGGCAAATTCAATGGCGCCGAGGAAATCATCACCATCGACGGCGTCCGCGTAGAATACGCAGATGGCTTCGGTCTGGCCCGCCCGTCGAACACGACACCGGTGGTGGTGCTGCGTTTCGAGGCCGATAACGCCGTCGCGCTCGAACGCATCCAGGCCGATTTCCGTCAGGCCCTCAATGCAGTCTGGCCGGGGATTCAACTGCCGTTCTAAAGGAAACTCGTGAGCGAAAACGCCGCCGACCAGCTATTTCTAGGGCGACAGCCCATCCTGGACCGCAATCAGCAGCTTTTCGCTTACGAACTGCTTTTCCGTAGCGGTAGCCGCAACTTCGCCGACATCACCTGCGGCGTGCAGGCTACCGCCACGGTCATCGCCAATGCTTTTACCGAGCTCGGCGTCGAGGCGGCGCTGGGCGAATATCGCGGCTTCATCAATGTCGATGAGGCCTTTCTGTTCAGCGACCTGCTCGAGTTGCTGCCGCGCCACGCCGTCGTTCTCGAAATCCTCGAAACCGTCCCGCCGACGCCGGCCGTCATCGAACGCTGCGTCGCCCTCAAAGCAGCCGGCTTTACGCTGGCGCTCGACGACGTCATCCAGCTTGAACCTGAATACGCTGAATTGCTGACGCTAGTCGAAATCGTCAAGGTCGATATCCAGCCGCTGTCACGCATCCAGCTCATGCAACTGGTCATGAAGCTGAAGCCGATGGGCAAGCAATTGCTGGCCGAAAAAGTCGATTCGCGCGAGCAAATGGAACAGTGCCTGAAGCTCGGCTTCACGCTGTTCCAAGGCTACTACTTCGCCAAGCCAACTATCATTTCCGGCAAGAAGCTCGATCATTCGCAGATTTCGCTCATGAAACTCATGGGCCTGCTACTCGGCGATGCACCAACATCGGAAATCGAAACAGCGCTCAAGCCCGAACCCGGCCTGACCATCAATCTGCTGCGCATGACCAACTCGGTCGGCTCGGGCAGCAGCGAAAAAATCACCTCGCTCGGCCACGCCATCACCGTCCTGGGCCGCCGCCAACTGCAACGCTGGCTGCAACTGCTGGTCTTCTCGGCCGGCAACCCGAGCGGCACGAGCAACCCGCTGCTCCTCCTGTCCGCCACCCGCGGCCGACTCATGGAACTGCTGGCCGGCAAATTGCAGCCGGGCGACATCGGCTTTGCCGACCAGGCCTTCATGGCCGGCATCATGTCGCTGATGCCAGCACTGGTCGGCCAGCCCATCGCCGAGATCGTTGCCCCGCTGGGCCTGACCGCCAATGTGCGCGACGCTCTGTGCGCCGGCAGCGGCTCGCTGGGCGCCCTGCTCCGCCTGGCCGAAAGCAGCGAATCAGGCGATATTTCCGGGTTGACCATAGCCCTCGGCGAATTGCCGGGTCTCAGCCCGAAAGCGCTGAACCACGCCCAGACGCAAGCGCTGCAATGGTCCAACAGCATCGGTCAGGAAGCAGCGGCGTAGGTAGCGCTGACCGTTACAAAAAGGCGACAGCTCCCGCACAAACACGGGCGGGCACTCGTCTACAATTGCCTCATTTTCACCACGTGAGCCAGACCATGGACAGCACCCGGCACAACCCTCAGTTTCGCCAAGGCACCCCGCCCGGC
It encodes:
- a CDS encoding EAL and HDOD domain-containing protein produces the protein MSENAADQLFLGRQPILDRNQQLFAYELLFRSGSRNFADITCGVQATATVIANAFTELGVEAALGEYRGFINVDEAFLFSDLLELLPRHAVVLEILETVPPTPAVIERCVALKAAGFTLALDDVIQLEPEYAELLTLVEIVKVDIQPLSRIQLMQLVMKLKPMGKQLLAEKVDSREQMEQCLKLGFTLFQGYYFAKPTIISGKKLDHSQISLMKLMGLLLGDAPTSEIETALKPEPGLTINLLRMTNSVGSGSSEKITSLGHAITVLGRRQLQRWLQLLVFSAGNPSGTSNPLLLLSATRGRLMELLAGKLQPGDIGFADQAFMAGIMSLMPALVGQPIAEIVAPLGLTANVRDALCAGSGSLGALLRLAESSESGDISGLTIALGELPGLSPKALNHAQTQALQWSNSIGQEAAA
- a CDS encoding nuclear transport factor 2 family protein → MSGPTVYALPDDVERAFYEAIVEGDADRMMLLWAEDDETLCVHPTGVRLLGLVPIRESWRSIFANARLRVQAEPVAHWNGTIIAVHHLTEILFVGDDPNPHGPLYVTHVYVRGPHGWRLASRHASAADDGHQAMAEAVPHTLH
- a CDS encoding phosphomannomutase/phosphoglucomutase, with the translated sequence MSQLPAEIFKAYDIRGIVNKSLTADVVRQVGHALGSLAIEQGQKAIAVGRDGRLSGPELAGALMDGICAAGCDAIDVGCVPTPVTYFAAYELGCHSCVSVTGSHNPPDYNGLKMVIGGNTLALDAIQDLKKRIEAGNLKHGQGKRSSADVLGAYVEKIVGDVKLARPMKIVMDCGNGVAGAIAPELFKRLGCEIVPLFCEVDGNFPNHHPDPSKPENLADVIKALKETDAEIGIAFDGDGDRLGVVTKDGEIIFPDRQLMLFAADVLSRVPGGTVIYDVKCTRLLAPWIRQHGGVPLMWNTGHALVKAKLRETGAPLAGEMSGHTFFKERWYGFDDGLYTGARLLEILSRSADANAPLKDLPNSPSTPELNIKMAEGEPFTLIDKLKAGGKFNGAEEIITIDGVRVEYADGFGLARPSNTTPVVVLRFEADNAVALERIQADFRQALNAVWPGIQLPF
- a CDS encoding YheT family hydrolase, with protein sequence MKLPKPYHAPSWLPGGQAQTLWPLLIKPHPLKLRRERWETPDGDFIDVDHLDGPANSPLLVLFHGLEGSARSHYAISTAHACKAAGWRLALPHFRGCSGELNHRPRAYHSGDAEEIDWILRRLHAANGGRKLHAAGVSLGGNALLKWAGECGAAAGELVTGVAAFCAPLDLAACGNHLANGFNRIYTRHFLTTLKAISASRLQQFPGLFDETRMRRAINLYEFDDAVTAPIHGFAGADDYWRRASAKPWLKSIAVPTLTVNPKNDPFLPSRYLPTAAEVSPFVRLEQPESGGHVGFVTGSFPGNLDWLPQRLLHFFLFETS